A region from the Vicia villosa cultivar HV-30 ecotype Madison, WI linkage group LG3, Vvil1.0, whole genome shotgun sequence genome encodes:
- the LOC131660941 gene encoding BEACH domain-containing protein B isoform X1, which yields MNIVKGVADLIRRTSTGQSGDSSVFQAHKFSPPGPKFRFSDAGDEAIVNTLWERYQQVDDKVEKKRLLHVFIKQFVVVYKDWEPVNSGILLESVSLENFSSTDDAVIGCSAGHPVEVIRVLVDEVTQLSSLVTELSTSTLQLPTELSGAAAKSYITSEGFLILDALKIIARSLYNCRVFGYYGGIQKLTALMKGAVVQLKTISGALSADESLPDFAMEKINLLQQILIYVVSIFYVFIDLGSNIDKMDKLFCGLVGLISRVDTAISSSNSSKLLSTEARLHWRQKAVVSVMEAGGLNWLVELLRLCRRFSLKDLLMDDSLQYLSLKILSLALSANPRGQNHFKSIGGLEVLLDGLGFPSNYATTYSKFVLTNEFRDDKPLQKIFQLHILALEVLREAVFGNMNNLQFLCENGRVHKFANSFCSPAFVLQDLRQGGDVGEQQAVGVPGDIHENENDMKSDPVTASAGLPLDASFSHFWNDYVFTLSRSLCSFLIIPGVSKSLNIQLSSGRLALPVSSSYCELSIKWVMRVLFTIFPCIKACSNQNDLPTYLRVFVTVLQNKVLNAFRTLLSTSPLSLEIFREEGIWDLIFSENFFYFEPASEETAGEIFAYNKKSELLSASSSTIDTPEVNGVNSLQLEIISFLEFAATSNGNTHNMTELSALLDALDHSACNSEIAGLLVRSLVHILQLSPEKTIASCKTLNAVSRVLQVACVQALECKRSGSMNPSSVNSGLEISESVPDKKKCNSPETVQNWFGCMKMCMEFFTKFSASSEDTKSFILQSLASIDCLFDLFWIEGLRDDVLGHILDLMKIMPFSEEDKKAKLQLCSKYLEMFTQIKEREKFSVDLSIDMLAGMRDMLLANQAYYQALFRDGECFLHVVSLLNSDLDKENGERLVLNVLQTLTRLLANNDTSKAAFRALAGKGYQTLQSLLLDFCQWHSSESLLDALLDMLVDGKFDIKTSPIIKNEDVIILYLIVLQKSSESLQHRGLDVFQHLLRDSISNRASCVRAGMLDFLLNWFCQEDNDSVIFQIAQLIQAIGGHSISGKDIRKIFALLRSEKVGMRRQYCSVLLTSLLSMLHEKGPTAFFDLDGVDSGIILKTPLQWPLNKGFSFSCWLRIENFPRNGTMGLFCFLTENGRGSLAVISKEKLIYESINLKRQRSDLHVNLVRRRWHFLCITHSIGRAFSAGSLLRCYLDGDLVSSERCRYAKISEPLTSCMIGAKFKMPHYEDSTLTFESIRDSCPFFGQIGPVYLFNDAISSEQVQSIYSLGPSYMYSFHDNEALPLSGDKIPSGVLDAKDGLASRIIFGLNAQASVGRMLFNVSPIMSHALDKNSFEASVIGGTQLCSRRMLQQIIYCVGGVSVLFPLITQCCNFENEVGEFEKTPLTRSTRECVMGQVIELIASLLDENVANQQQMHIVSGFSVLGFLLQSVPPQQLNLETLSALKHLFNVVSNSGLAELLVEEAISSIFLNPLIWVYTVYKVQRELYMFLIQQFDNDPRLLKSLCRLPRVLDIIHQFYCDNVNSRLFVGNNLLQHPASKKVIGERPSKEEMHKIRLLLLSLGEMSLRQNIAAGDIKALIAFFETSQDMSCIEDVLHMIIRAVSQKSLLASFLEQVNIINGCQVFVNLLQREYESIRLLSLQFLGRLLVGLPSEKKGSRFFNIPTGRSKSISEEHRKIRMQPVFLAISDRLFSFPQTENLCATLFDVLLGGASPKQVLQRHSHLERARSKGSSSHFLLPQMLPLIFRYLSGCEDTSARIKIIRDILDLLDSNASNIEAFMEYGWNAWLASFLKLGVLKDKNVKLHNHGNNKMDELLVMRNLFSLVLCHYLNSVKGGWQQLEETVNFLVMHSEEDGNSYRYFLRDIYEDVIQNLVDLSAADNIFISQPCRDNTLYLLKLIDEMLISEIDKELPLLGSESDFHLDLEMECHKEYSSALKDVLIGEADEQTSRKSQNFKQLLPGDDTIEDKWWNLYDNLWVIISKMIGKGPSSALPKSTSFAGPTLGQRARGLVESLNIPAAEVAAVVVSGGIGNALIAKPNKNVDKAMVLRGERCPRVIYHLVILYLCKSSLEKASRCVQQFTSLLPCLLTADDEQSKSRLQLIIWVLLFVRSQYGMLDDGARFHLLSHLIRETVNVGKSMLATSLVNRDDNLEPNYNSKEAGSIQNLIQKDRVLAAISDEANYTKISKIDRSQQIQELHCRIDENTLAESTTKQALEDEIQNSLNSILSSDDSRRAEFQLTYEEEQQNVAEKWIHMFRSLIDERGPWSTNPFPNSVVTHWKLDKTEDTRRRRPKLRQSYRFDESLCNPLSATASGFASPVNESNPGFVGNIPEQMKQLLLKGIRKITDEGTFDTNETNAEISGPNTSIPSDHSDCQSSDLLKDNNDRKDIIVHERRDTPSPPETEASEVLVSIPCVLVTPKRKLAGHLAVMKNVLHFFAQFLVEGTGGSSVFRNFDASNSDMTKSVQKQRSMKWPSSDMDLQKGITIGNVEVINGNGPVKFMRCVKRHRRWSMAKIKAVHWTRYLLRYTAIEIFFSDSVSPVFLNFASQKDAKDIGNLIVATRNEYLFPKGSGRDKSGAINFVDRRVAQEMAETARESWRRRDITNFEYLMILNTLAGRSYNDLTQYPVFPWILADYTSEVLDYNRSSTFRDLSKPVGALDTKRFEVFEDRYRNFCDPDIPSFYYGSHYSSMGIVLYYLLRLEPFTSLHRNLQGGKFDHADRLFQSIEGTFRNCLTNTSDVKELIPEFFYMPEFLLNSNSYHLGVRQDGEPIGDVFLPPWSKGSPEEFIRRNREALESEYVSSNLHHWIDLVFGYKQRGKPAVEAANIFYYLTYEGAVDLETTEDDLQRAAIEDQIANFGQTPIQMFRKKHPRRGPPIPIARPLYFAPDSISLTSIVSNTSNSSSAILYVGLMDSNVILVNEGLNLSVKTWLSTQLQSGGNFTFSGSQDLFFGVGSELLSPRKIGIPVPEHVEHGEQCFATMQTPSENFLITCGNWENSFQVISLSDGRMVQSIRQHKDVVSCIAVTSDGSILATGSYDTTVMVWEVFRGKTEKRIRNSQSELPRKNTVIIETPCHILCGHDDIITCLYVSHELDIIISGSKDGTCVFHTLREGRYVRSLRHPSGSPISKLVVSQHGQIVIYADDDLSLHLYSINGKHLASSESNGRLNTIQLSKCGEFLVGAGDQGQIVVRSINTLEVIKKYHGVGKVLSSLAVTPEECFLAGTKDGSLLVYSIENPQLRRTNQSKNMKSKT from the exons AGTCGTATATTACTTCTGAAGGGTTTTTAATTTTGGATGCCTTGAAAATCATTGCCCGTTCGTTATACAATTGTAGAGTATTTGGATATTATGGGGGAATTCAAAAACTTACAGCGCTAATGAAAG GGGCCGTGGTCCAACTTAAAACTATAAGTGGCGCCCTTTCTGCTGATGAAAGTTTGCCTGACTTTGCTATGGAGAAAATTAATCTACTCCAACAAATTCTGATATACGTCGTGtcaatattttatgttttcattgaCTTAGGTTCAAACATAGACAAAATGGACAAGTTGTTCTGCGGTCTTGTAGGCCTTATTTCACGTGTTGATACTGCAATCAGCTCCTCAAATAGTTCAAAGCTTTTGTCTACTGAAGCAAGGTTACATTGGCGTCAGAAAGCAGTTGTTTCTGTGATGGAAGCCGGTGGTCTAAATTGGTTAGTAG AACTGTTGCGCCTTTGTAGAAGATTCAGCTTGAAAGATCTGTTGATGGATGATTCACTTCAGTACTTGAGCTTGAAAATCCTTTCTTTGGCATTATCTGCAAATCCCCGGGGTCAGAATCATTTTAAAAGTATTGGAGGGCTGGAAGTGCTGCTGGATGGTCTTGGATTTCCATCAAATTATGCAACAACTTACAGTAAATTTGTTTTGACTAATGAATTCAG GGATGATAAACCACTGCAAAAAATATTTCAGCTTCATATTCTTGCTCTGGAAGTTTTAAGGGAGGCTGT CTTTGGGAACATGAACAACTTGCAATTTCTTTGTGAAAATGGTAGGGTACATAAATTTGCAAATAGTTTTTGTTCGCCGGCTTTTGTTCTTCAAGATTTGAGACAAGGGGGAGATGTCGGTGAACAGCAGGCTGTCGGTGTACCTGGTGACATTCACGAAAATGAAAATGATATGAAATCTGATCCAGTGACAGCTTCTGCTGGCCTTCCACTTGATgcttctttttctcatttttggAATGATTATGTCTTTACACTGAGCAGAAGTCTCTGTTCCTTTCTTATAATTCCTGGAGTTTCTAAATCTCTTAATATCCAACTATCTTCTGGTCGACTTGCATTGCCTGTCTCCTCATCATATTGCGAATTGTCAATCAAATGGGTCATGAGGGTTCTTTTTACAATATTCCCCTGCATCAAAGCTTGCTCAAATCAGAATGATTTGCCAACCTATTTAAG GGTTTTTGTCACTGTTTTACAGAACAAAGTTCTCAATGCATTTAGAACTCTTCTTTCTACTTCTCCCTTGTCGCTTGAAATTTTTCGTGAAGAAGGAATATGGGATCTCATCTTTTCAGAAAATTTCTTTTACTTTGAACCAGCTTCCGAAGAAACTGCTGGAGAAATATTTGCATACAATAAGAAGTCCGAATTATTGTCTGCTTCAAGTAGCACTATTGATACACCAGAAGTCAATGGGGTTAATAGTCTACAGTTGGAAATAATCTCATTTTTGGAATTTGCTGCAACTTCTAATGGAAATACACACAACATG ACTGAATTGTCTGCTCTGCTGGATGCGCTTGATCATTCTGCTTGTAATTCTGAAATTGCTGGTCTTCTTGTGAGGAGTTTGGTTCATATTTTGCAGCTCTCCCCAGAGAAAACTATTGCTTCCTGTAAAACCTTGAATGCAGTTTCTCGGGTTTTACAAGTTGCTTGTGTTCAAGCACTAGAGTGTAAAAGATCTGGAAGTATGAACCCCTCCAGTGTAAATAGTGGTTTGGAAATTTCAGAATCGGTGCctgataaaaaaaaatgcaattcACCTGAGACAGTGCAAAATTGGTTTGGTTGCATGAAAATGTGCATGGAGTTCTTTACCAAGTTTTCTGCATCATCTGAAGATACAAAGAGTTTTATATTGCAGAGTCTTgcaagcattgattgcttgtttgatttattttggaTAGAAGGTTTGAGAGATGATGTGCTTGGGCATATACTTGATCTCATGAAG ATTATGCCATTCTCGGAGGAAGATAAAAAAGCAAAGCTACAGTTATGCTCTAAGTATTTGGAAATGTTTACACAAATAAAAGAACGGGAGAAATTTTCCGTTGATTTGTCTATTGATATGTTGGCTGGAATGAGAGATATGCTTCTGGCTAATCAAGCA TACTATCAGGCACTGTTTCGTGATGGGGAATGCTTTTTGCATGTGGTATCATTACTTAACAGCGATCTAGACAAGGAAAATGGGGAGAGATTAGTTTTAAATGTACTCCAAACACTTACTCGTCTGCTTGCAAATAATGATACCTCAAAG GCCGCATTTAGAGCTCTAGCTGGGAAGGGGTATCAGACTCTGCAAAGCCTGCTGTTGGATTTTTGCCAGTGGCATTCAAGTGAAAGCCTTTTAGATGCTTTGCTTGATATGCTTGTTGATGGTAAATTTGATATCAAGACCAGTCCTATAATTAAG AATGAAGATGTGATAATATTATATCTGATTGTGTTGCAAAAG AGCAGTGAATCATTGCAGCATCGTGGGCTGGATGTGTTTCAGCATTTACTTAGAGATTCAATTTCTAATAGAGCTTCCTGTGTCAGAGCAGGGATGCTGGATTTTCTTCTGAATTGGTTTTGCCAAGAAGATAATGACAGTGTGATATTTCAGATTGCGCAGTTAATTCAAGCCATTGGTGGGCATAGTATATCAGGGAAGGACATCCGTAAAATATTTGCTTTACTCCGTAGTGAGAAAGTTGGAATGAGGAGGCAATACTGCTCTGTTCTGTTAACAAGTCTCTTGTCAATGCTACATGAGAAGGGGCCAACTGCCTTTTTTGATCTCGACGGGGTTGATTCT GGTATTATTCTTAAAACGCCTCTGCAGTGGCCGCTCAATAAGGGCTTTTCTTTTTCCTGTTGGCTCAGGATTGAGAACTTCCCTAGAAATGGAACAATGGGTCTTTTCTGTTTTCTTACAGAAAATGGAAGGGGGTCATTGGCTGTGATCTCAAAGGAGAAGCTCATTTATGAG TCAATCAACCTGAAGAGACAGCGATCAGACCTGCACGTTAATTTAGTCAGGAGGAGATGGCATTTTCTTTGCATAACTCATAGCATTGGAAGAGCATTTTCTGCAGGTAGCTTGTTGAGATGTTACTTGGATGGTGATCTTGTCTCATCTGAAAGATGCAG GTATGCAAAAATCAGTGAACCATTAACTAGTTGCATGATTGGTGCTAAATTTAAGATGCCTCACTATGAAGACAGCACACTCACTTTTGAATCCATCCGTGATTCATGCCCATTTTTTGGCCAAATTGGTCCTGTATATTTATTCAATGATGCCATTTCATCTGAACAAGTACAGAGTATCTACTCTCTAGGGCCAAGTTACATGTACTCATTTCATGACAATGAAGCTCTACCACTTTCTGGTGATAAAATACCTAGTGGGGTTCTTGATGCCAAAGATGGTCTTGCATCAAGAATTATCTTTGGACTCAATGCTCAG GCAAGTGTTGGTAGAATGTTATTTAATGTTTCACCGATAATGAGTCACGCATTAGATAAGAATTCTTTTGAAGCTTCTGTAATTGGTGGGACTCAATTATGCTCAAGACGCATGCTGCAGCAAATAATATATTGTGTTGGTGGCGTATCTGTGCTTTTCCCTCTAATCACACAGTGTTGCAATTTTGAAAATGAAGTTGGTGAATTTGAAAAGACTCCTTTAACGCGGTCAACGAGGGAATGCGTGATGGGTCAAGTTATTGAGCTTATTGCCTCTCTTTTAGATGAGAATGTAGCAAATCAACAGCAGATGCACATTGTGTCTGGATTTTCAGTCTTGGGATTTTTGTTACAATCGGTTCCTCCACAACAGCTTAATCTAGAAACCCTTTCTGCTTTGAAGCATCTTTTTAATGTCGTCTCTAATTCTG GGCTGGCAGAGTTGCTTGTGGAAGAGGCTATATCTAGCATTTTTCTTAATCCTCTTATCTGGGTCTATACTGTTTACAAAGTACAACGTGAACTGTACATGTTTCTGATCCAGCAATTTGACAATGATCCTAGATTACTTAAAAGTTTATGCCGACTTCCACGAGTTCTTGATATAATTCATCAATTCTATTGTGATAATGTAAATTCTCGATTATTTGTTGGAAATAACCTTCTCCAACATCCTGCAAGCAAAAAAGTTATCGGGGAAAGGCCTAGTAAAGAAGAAATGCACAAGATCCGTCTTCTTTTGTTGAGTCTTGGTGAAATGAGTCTCAG GCAGAATATTGCTGCTGGAGACATAAAAGCTCTCATAGCATTTTTTGAGACAAGCCAGGATATGTCCTGTATTGAAGATGTCTTACACATGATTATTCGCGCTGTTTCTCAGAAATCTCTACTTGCTTCTTTCCTTGAACAAGTTAATATCATCAATGGTTGTCAGGTTTTTGTTAACCTTCTCCAGAG GGAGTATGAGTCTATCCGATTGCTGAGCTTACAGTTCCTTGGGAGGCTTTTGGTTGGCCTACCGTCGGAAAAGAAGGGGTCAAGATTCTTCAATATCCCAACGGGAAGATCCAAATCTATTTCAGAAGAACATAGGAAAATCAGAATGCAACCAGTTTTCTTAGCTATATCTGATAGACTTTTCAGCTTTCCGCAGACAGAAAATCTTTGTGCTACTTTATTTGATGTTCTTCTTGGTGGTGCTAGCCCCAAACAG GTTTTACAAAGACACAGCCACCTTGAGAGGGCAAGAAGCAAGGGCAGTAGCTCTCATTTTTTACTTCCTCAGATGTTGCCTCTAATTTTTAGATATTTGTCTGGCTGTGAGGATACATCTGCAAGAATAAAAATAATCAGAGATATACTTGACCTTCTTGATTCAAATGCTTCAAATATCGAAGCTTTTATG GAATATGGGTGGAATGCCTGGCTAGCATCGTTTCTAAAGCTTGGCGTGTTAAAGGACAAAAATGTCAAGTTGCATAATCATGGTAACAATAAAATGGATGAGCTGCTTGTGATGAGAAATTTGTTTTCTCTAGTTCTGTGTCACTATCTGAATTCTGTAAAAGGTGGCTGGCAGCAGTTGGAAGAAACAGTCAATTTTCTTGTTATGCACTCTGAGGAG GATGGAAATTCATATCGGTACTTTCTCCGTGATATATATGAAGACGTGATTCAAAATTTGGTGGATTTGTCAGCTGCAGACAATATTTTCATTTCACAACCCTGTCGAGACAATACACTGTaccttttgaaattgattgatgagATGCTGATCTCCGAAATTGATAAAGAACTCCCG CTCCTTGGAAGTGAATCTGATTTTCACCTTGATTTGGAAATGGAATGTCACAAGGAGTATAGTTCTGCCTTAAAAGATGTGTTGATAGGAGAAGCCGATGAACAAACATCTAG AAAATCACAAAATTTTAAGCAGCTATTGCCAGGTGACGATACAATTGAAGATAAATGGTGGAATCTCTATGACAATTTGTGGGTTATTATTAGCAAAATGATTGGCAAGGGACCCAGTAGTGCGTTACCTAAATCAACGTCATTTGCAGGACCAACTCTTGGTCAAAGGGCTCGTGGTTTAGTTGAGTCGTTAAACATTCCTGCTGCCGAAGTGGCTGCAGTTGTTGTATCAGGAGGGATAGGCAATGCTTTGATTGCAAAACCTAACAAAAATGTTGATAAAGCAATGGTTTTACGAGGAGAGAGGTGCCCTAGAGTTATTTATCACCTTGTTATTCTTTATCTGTGTAAATCTTCTCTAGAAAAGGCATCTCGGTGTGTCCAACAGTTCACCTCACTTTTACCCTGCCTTTTAACTGCTGATGATGAGCAAAGCAAGAGTAGGCTGCAACTTATTATCTG GGTACTGCTTTTTGTTAGGTCACAGTATGGAATGTTGGACGATGGTGCTCGTTTTCATCTTTTATCACATTTGATCCGTGAGACTGTTAATGTTGGAAAATCAATGCTTGCTACTAGCCTTGTGAACCGCGATGACAATTTGGAGCCAAACTACAATTCAAAAGAAGCGGGATCCATTCAGAATTTAATTCAAAAGGATCGTGTTCTGGCAGCA ATCAGCGATGAAGCTAATTATACGAAGATATCAAAAATTGACCGCTCCCAGCAGATACAGGAACTTCATTGTAGAATAGATGAAAACACCTTGGCAGAATCTACTACTAAGCAAGCTCTAGAAGATGAGATCCAGAATAGCTTGAACTCAATCCTTTCTTCAGATGATAGCAGAAGAGCTGAGTTCCAGCTTACCTATGAGGAGGAGCAGCAAAACGTTGCT GAAAAATGGATACACATGTTTCGATCACTAATTGATGAGAGAGGTCCATGGTCTACTAATccttttccaaatagtgttgtgACCCACTGGAAACTTGACAAGACAGAAGACACACGGCGAAGGAGGCCAAAACTAAGGCAAAGTTATCGTTTTGATGAAAGTCTCTGTAATCCTCTTTCTGCTACTGCTAGCGGGTTTGCTAGTCCTGTTAACGAAAGTAATCCTGGTTTTGTGGGTAATATACCTGAACAAATGAAGCAGCTCTTGCTGAAAGGGATAAGAAAAATAACTGACGAGGGAACCTTTGACACCAATGAAACCAATGCCGAAATAAGTGGACCTAATACATCAATTCCCTCTGATCATTCAGACTGCCAATCTTCTGACCTACTAAAGGATAACAATGACAGAAAGGATATTATTGTGCATGAACGAAGAGACACTCCCTCTCCACCTGAGACAGAAGCCAGCGAG GTGCTTGTGTCAATTCCATGTGTTCTTGTGACTCCTAAGAGAAAATTAGCTGGTCATTTGGCAGTCATGAAAAATGTTTTGCATTTCTTTGCCCAATTCTTAGTAGAAGGTACTGGTGGATCATCTGTTTTTAGAAACTTTGATGCCAGTAATTCTGACATGACCAAGTCTGTTCAAAAGCAAAGATCAATGAAGTGGCCTTCTTCTGATATGGATCTTCAGAAGGGAATTACAATCGGTAATGTAGAGGTAATAAATGGAAATGGGCCTGTTAAATTTATGAGATGTGTTAAACGCCATCGAAGATGGAGCATGGCTAAG ATAAAAGCTGTTCATTGGACTCGATATTTGCTCAGATATACAGCAATAGAGATTTTCTTCAGTGATTCAGTTTCCCCAGTATTTCTAAACTTTGCCTCACAGAAGGATGCAAAAGATATAGGAAACTTGATAGTTGCTACCAGAAATGAATATTTATTTCCCAAAGGAAGTGGAAGGGACAAGAGCGGAGCTATAAATTTTGTAGATCGACGAGTGGCACAGGAAATGGCAGAAACTGCCAGAGAAAGCTGGAGGAGAAGGGATATAACAAACTTTGAATATTTGATGATTCTCAACACACTTGCGGGAAGATCTTATAATGATTTGACCCAATATCCTGTTTTTCCTTGGATCTTGGCAGATTACACATCAGAAGTTCTTGATTACAATAGATCATCTACATTTCGAGATCTGTCAAAGCCTGTTGGAGCACTTGATACCAAACGATTTGAG GTTTTTGAAGATAGATACCGTAACTTCTGTGATCCTGATATTCCCAG CTTCTACTATGGATCTCATTACTCAAGTATGGGCATTGTGCTCTATTACCTTCTTAGATTGGAGCCTTTTACCTCTCTACACCGTAATCTGCAG GGGGGTAAATTTGATCACGCCGACCGACTTTTTCAAAGCATAGAGGGCACATTCAGAAACTGCCTTACAAATACCAGTGATGTGAAGGAGTTAATACCGGAGTTCTTTTACATGCCTGAGTTTCTCTTAAATTCAAACTCTTATCATCTAGGAGTTAGACAGGATGGCGAACCTATTGGGGATGTTTTCCTCCCTCCATGGTCGAAG GGTTCTCCTGAAGAATTTATTAGGAGAAACCGGGAGGCCCTTGAAAGTGAATATGTCAgttcaaatcttcatcactggaTAGATTTGGTATTTGGATACAAGCAACGTGGCAAACCTGCTGTAGAG GCAGCAAACATATTCTACTACTTAACTTACGAAGGAGCTGTTGATCTGGAAACGACGGAAGATGATTTGCAAAGAGCTGCTATAGAAGACCAAATAGCCAACTTTGGTCAGACCCCAATTCAGATGTTTCGCAAGAAACATCCAAGAAGAGGGCCACCTATTCCAATTGCACGTCCTCTGTACTTCGCTCCTGATTCCATTAGTTTGACTTCCATTGTTTCTAATACTAGTAATTCTTCATCAGCTATACTGTATGTTGGTCTAATGGACTCAAATGTTATCCTTGTGAATGAGGGTCTCAACTTATCTGTTAAGACGTGGTTATCAACTCAACTGCAATCTGGTGGAAATTTCACATTTTCTGGTTCCCAG GATCTTTTCTTTGGAGTTGGTTCCGAATTGCTTTCACCGCGTAAAATTGGTATTCCTGTTCCTGAACATGTTGAACATGGAGAACAATGTTTTGCAACAATGCAGACGCCCTCCGAGAATTTCTTAATAACATGTGGCAATTGGGAAAATAGTTTCCAGGTCATATCATTAAGCGATGGCAGAATGGTGCAAAGTATTCGACAGCATAAGGATGTGGTGAGCTGTATTGCAG TTACATCTGATGGGAGTATCCTTGCAACTGGAAGTTATGATACCACGGTGATGGTTTGGGAAGTTTTTCGTGGTAAAACAGAAAAGAGAATTCGGAACAGTCAGTCTGAGTTACCTCGTAAGAACACCGTCATAATTGAAACTCCATGTCATATCCTTTGTGGGCATGATGATATAATAACTTGCTTATATGTTAGTCATGAGCTGGATATCATAATTAGTGGATCAAAAGATGGAACATGTGTATTCCATACCTTGCGAGAAGGTAGATATGTCAGATCCCTACGGCATCCATCAGGAAGTCCTATATCCAAACTAGTTGTCTCTCAGCATGGTCAGATTGTGATTTATGCTGATGATGATCTTAGTTTGCACCTGTATTCTATAAATGGAAAACACCTTGCTTCCTCCGAATCTAATGGACGTCTCAACACTATTCAGTTGAGCAAATGTGGTGAGTTTTTGGTAGGTGCAGGTGACCAGGGGCAGATTGTTGTTCGCTCTATAAACACACTAGAAGTTATTAAAAAATACCATGGGGTTGGAAAGGTTTTATCATCATTGGCTGTAACTCCAGAAGAATGCTTCTTAGCAGGCACAAAAGATGGAAGCCTCCTTGTGTATTCGATAGAAAATCCCCAGCTTCGGAGAACGAACCAAAGCAAAAATATGAAATCAAAAACTTAA